The genome window GAGGCTTCTTCTCTGGAAATAATGGGAGTATGGGTATTAGAAATAATATAGTTATTTTTGTAGGCTAAATCTCCTCGATACACAGGATTTTTTAACCATTGTAGGGCGGTGGAATGGGAAATTTTTTTATTATATTTTTCTTTTAAATATCTCACACTATCTCGCAAAGAAGCATATCTAAGATAGTATTCAAAAAAATCTTTGACAATGGGGGCGGTGCTACGGTTAATGATATATCCTTCTTTTCCTTTCTGATAGCCGTAGGGGCTTCTACCAGGAGGCGGAAGATTTTTTAGGCGGTTTTTACCATGACCTTTTTGTAATTTTCTTTGATAAATTACTTTTTCTATTTGTTGCCAAATGTGGTGTAATTTCTCGGCATAAACAGGATTGTCAATAACTTTAAATTTACTAGAATTATATGGCTGATCTATGGCAATTATTTCAATATTCAAGGATTCTATAAGGGCGATCGCCCTTAATATTTCAGCAAAACTATCTCCCAATTCATGTAAACTACGAATTAAAACATAACTAGGACTATCATTTTGACAATCGTTAAATAACTGATTTAGTTGATTTCTACTATCAATATCTTGGTAACTTTTATCGACTTCTAAACCCCAAATAAAAGACTCAGGAACATCATCAATAATTGAATCGGTGTAGCTATAGGTGACAATAAAAGCCATAGAAATAATTAACAATTAGCCATTAATATTAAAATTGTGAACCATAGGCAATGATTTTTGATATTTCAGAATCAAGCAATTTTCTCGAACAACGAAGAATCAGCAAAACAAATTTGAATGAACTTTAATTATTCATTATCAATTCTCAATTATCCATTACTTTCCTAAAACTTCCTTGCCCACTGCCGCATAATTTTTCCATGCCTGTTTAGCACGAAAATCGCCATAATCCCTCACCGTTAAACCCTGTTGAGAAGCCTTTTCAAACGCTACAAGGAGAGGAATTTCCGTCTTGAAACTAGGTAACTGATGCTCTTCCAAAAACTTCTTAGCATTTCTGCCATTAACCGTACGAGAATCAACCTTAGTTAAAAGAATTTTATAATTTGTTCCTAAATCCTTCAATATATCCACCGCCTTAACCGTGGCATCCAAATCAAGGTGATTGGGCGTAGTGGGCAAAATTATCAAATCGCTACCCTGAGCTAATTCCTTCAAATCGTCAACTTCAGGACGGGCTTTCATGTCTGTGATAACGTGCTTAAACTTACCCACCAAAGGGGCAGAACCAGCCTGAGAAGCTACTGTAAAAGGTAATTTCTCATCCCTTGCCCATACTAGCGCCGAACGGTTGCGATCAGCGTCAATGAGTAAAGTGCGATCGTGTTCCTGTAAATAAGTTGATAAATGTATGGCGGTAGTCGTCTTACCCACTCCACCCTTCAAAGAAATAATTGCTATAAACATTTCAAAAATCAGTTTTTAAATTCCCATAACGTTGTAATTATATTACTTTCGAGGTCTATCGACAAAACAATCAGAAATACAAGCCTAATATATATTTATACTAAATCGTGTTTCAATAATATACTAATTAGGGTGGGGAATGGGGAACAGATAAAAGATAATAGTTGTTTATTATTGGTTTTCCCTAACAAGGAGTTAAAACCCCTTGCCGTATGATATAATTCCCTGCCGAATAACAAAAAAGATAGATATTCTATCTAATTAATAATAGGTTCAATTTTATCAACCACTTCCAGAGTACCATCAGAGTTCACCTGCCAAACATCATAGACTCCGACAACATCACCATTTTCATCAATATCAACATTACCACTAGCACCCTGATAATTAATAGCCTCCCCATTGCGAATTAATTCCATGGCCTCACAGGGATCTGTTACCTCTACACCATCACCCCCAGCAACCGCTAAAAGGTTATCTTTGATGACTTCACCGCTATTACTTCCCCCAACTTCCGCCGCCAACATTAATAACACCGTAGCATCCCAAGTATGAGGCACAAAAGCAGTTAATTCAGAGCCTACTTCCTCTTGCCACAGGGTTCTTAAACTATCCAAAGCCAGACCATCAGCCCCCGGCACAGTACCCAAAGCCCCTGCAATGATAGAGCTACCATCAGTGGTGGTGCCGACCTGTTTCGTAAAGTCTTCAGAATAAACCCCATCGGTTAAAAGAATGGTAACACCATCGGTTAAACCTTGTTGGAAAGCCGACTGCAGTAATAAACTACCTGTTTCAGCATATAAAATGGCTGCCACAGCGTCTGGACTATTACCAAAAGCCGCCGCCGCTTCACTATCAAGGGTTGTGGCTCTGGGATCATATCTTACCCCTTGTTCTTGATTTAGCACAGTACCTCCCAAATCGGTGAAGGATTCGTTAAACTGTCTTTCAAATCCTACTCCATAATCATTGTTAATCACCACCGTAGAAACATTGTTAAA of Cyanobacterium sp. HL-69 contains these proteins:
- the natB gene encoding ABC-type neutral amino acid uptake system substrate-binding component NatB, whose translation is MKNSKIKLFLTLAISLNWFTVGCGIFGTTEAPVDNGETSPQTPVSQEGGLRLGSLFPTTGDLASIGQNMPVAARLAVDTINACGGVNGEPVTLVNEDDQTDPAAGSAAMTKLAEVDRVHAVVGSFASSVSTAALDVAVRNQVMMISPGSTSPVFTERAANGEFNGFWARTAPPDTYQAQALAALARQRGFNNVSTVVINNDYGVGFERQFNESFTDLGGTVLNQEQGVRYDPRATTLDSEAAAAFGNSPDAVAAILYAETGSLLLQSAFQQGLTDGVTILLTDGVYSEDFTKQVGTTTDGSSIIAGALGTVPGADGLALDSLRTLWQEEVGSELTAFVPHTWDATVLLMLAAEVGGSNSGEVIKDNLLAVAGGDGVEVTDPCEAMELIRNGEAINYQGASGNVDIDENGDVVGVYDVWQVNSDGTLEVVDKIEPIIN
- the parA gene encoding chromosome partitioning protein yields the protein MFIAIISLKGGVGKTTTAIHLSTYLQEHDRTLLIDADRNRSALVWARDEKLPFTVASQAGSAPLVGKFKHVITDMKARPEVDDLKELAQGSDLIILPTTPNHLDLDATVKAVDILKDLGTNYKILLTKVDSRTVNGRNAKKFLEEHQLPSFKTEIPLLVAFEKASQQGLTVRDYGDFRAKQAWKNYAAVGKEVLGK